Proteins encoded together in one Calditrichota bacterium window:
- a CDS encoding aspartate-semialdehyde dehydrogenase: MSDLLDRRPFDLDAQSSFPFMESLPAARRPLVVGVIGATGAVGGLVVRLLRERNFPVGELRLFASERSAGRWVETPFGTAAIESLSKRHPPLVEVAFMAAGETVAREWGWRLARRGALVIDKSPYYRDKTYAPLVVPEVNGSQLGQDNWYLKEGEDGRPPSGIIANPNCTTIPLVMTLAPLHRRYGLRSVNVVSLQSVSGSGKKGIAALARELTDNDAEPSVYPHRIAYNVIPWIGSRHGSSSSEEAKLIYETRRILGIPRLPVQATALRVPTLVGHSLAVHIEFAQPVDLGEMRRLLDGSPGLRMVDDPASDGYPTPLQAQGSDDVLVGRIRRIRGRHGIGLFIVGDNLRKGAATNALQIAEYVLKIIQPADSASANPTKRLA, translated from the coding sequence GTGTCTGACCTGCTCGACCGCCGTCCGTTCGACCTCGATGCGCAGTCGTCCTTTCCCTTTATGGAGTCGCTCCCGGCAGCCCGTAGGCCGCTGGTGGTGGGAGTCATCGGCGCGACCGGAGCGGTCGGAGGGTTGGTCGTCCGGTTGCTCCGGGAGCGCAACTTTCCGGTCGGCGAACTGAGGCTTTTTGCCTCGGAGCGCTCGGCAGGCAGGTGGGTGGAGACGCCCTTTGGCACCGCGGCTATCGAGAGCCTCAGCAAGCGTCATCCACCGCTCGTCGAGGTGGCTTTTATGGCTGCCGGGGAGACCGTTGCGAGAGAGTGGGGCTGGCGGTTGGCTCGTCGGGGGGCACTGGTGATCGACAAATCCCCCTACTACCGCGACAAGACCTACGCACCGTTGGTCGTTCCGGAAGTGAACGGATCGCAACTTGGGCAGGATAATTGGTATCTGAAGGAGGGCGAAGATGGCCGCCCGCCGTCGGGGATAATTGCCAATCCAAACTGCACGACAATCCCGCTGGTGATGACGCTTGCACCGTTGCATCGTCGGTATGGCCTCCGGTCGGTGAATGTGGTCTCCCTTCAGAGCGTTTCTGGCAGTGGCAAGAAAGGCATTGCTGCGCTGGCACGGGAACTGACCGACAACGATGCGGAACCGTCGGTCTATCCGCACCGGATTGCCTATAATGTGATCCCCTGGATCGGCAGTCGGCACGGGTCTTCCAGCAGCGAGGAGGCGAAATTGATCTACGAGACGCGTCGGATACTTGGGATCCCGCGCTTGCCGGTTCAAGCCACGGCGCTACGAGTGCCGACTTTGGTCGGGCACTCGCTAGCAGTGCATATCGAGTTTGCCCAGCCGGTCGATCTCGGGGAGATGCGTCGTCTGCTGGACGGTTCACCCGGGCTGCGGATGGTTGACGATCCCGCCTCGGACGGTTATCCGACGCCGCTCCAGGCACAAGGCAGCGATGATGTTCTGGTTGGTCGCATCCGGCGAATTCGAGGGCGGCACGGAATAGGATTGTTCATCGTGGGCGACAACCTCCGCAAAGGTGCGGCGACGAACGCGCTGCAGATCGCCGAGTATGTTCTGAAGATTATACAACCGGCAGATTCAGCCTCCGCCAATCCTACCAAACGGCTTGCCTGA
- a CDS encoding rhomboid family intramembrane serine protease, giving the protein MFFPYRDENPSRSFPLLTLLLIGVNSYLFVRTAIPESLESVVQHFGFTPELALQRPYVLITSTFLHGGWLHLIGNMWFLWLYGDNIEDRYGRLPFLGLYLLAGIVGNFTHAFLTGFDSTLPVIGASGAVAGVMGSYLIRFPMARIRCVFLLVIYPILFRVHALFILGMWMVLEFYQAWIAIPGDHVAHWAHVGGFMTGVIWTLPRRGRYRERQGWWW; this is encoded by the coding sequence ATGTTCTTTCCCTATCGGGACGAGAATCCTTCACGCAGTTTTCCGCTCTTGACCCTGCTTCTCATCGGCGTCAACTCCTACCTATTCGTGCGAACGGCTATACCGGAGTCGCTCGAAAGCGTGGTGCAGCATTTCGGATTCACTCCCGAACTTGCGCTGCAGCGACCCTATGTCCTTATCACTTCGACGTTTTTGCACGGCGGGTGGCTGCATTTGATAGGCAATATGTGGTTCTTGTGGTTATATGGAGACAATATCGAAGACCGCTACGGACGGCTGCCATTCCTGGGGCTCTATCTGCTCGCCGGGATTGTCGGGAACTTTACTCACGCATTCTTGACCGGCTTCGATTCGACACTGCCAGTGATAGGAGCGTCGGGTGCGGTGGCTGGGGTGATGGGAAGTTACCTAATCCGGTTTCCCATGGCACGTATCCGGTGCGTGTTTCTTCTCGTGATTTATCCAATCCTCTTTCGCGTTCACGCCCTCTTTATTTTGGGAATGTGGATGGTCCTGGAGTTCTATCAGGCATGGATTGCAATACCGGGCGATCATGTAGCGCATTGGGCTCATGTCGGCGGCTTTATGACCGGGGTCATCTGGACTTTGCCGCGGCGGGGTCGGTATCGCGAACGGCAGGGATGGTGGTGGTAA